The Sulfurihydrogenibium sp. YO3AOP1 genome has a window encoding:
- a CDS encoding ATP-binding protein encodes MFEKEILESILEPITVLDFSGKILYSNQEFENYRSILGRRLNKLLSDIINLKYVKEGIPVKNLYKEIDEYKFLIDIFPYENDKVILLLRDITRFYKLEEESKREGTLYAFSKMLSELFHDMKGPVTGIKAATQYLKDNPGETELLDDILYEIKRIEEFINQIAYLNKPEKLNLSKENIHKLIDNVIAKFSKIYPRVEFVRTYDPSLPDIKIDKNQMLNVIENLIKNAIEAINFEGKVEVETGISFDEIYSPKRNKIFIKIKDSGQGIPEDMLDKLFIPFYTTKEFGTGVGLARSYKIVKQHKGILRYIGNSTFEIILPIE; translated from the coding sequence ATGTTTGAAAAGGAAATTTTAGAAAGCATCTTAGAGCCAATAACAGTTTTGGATTTTAGCGGAAAGATTTTATACTCAAATCAAGAGTTTGAAAACTATCGGTCTATTCTTGGCAGAAGGCTAAATAAGCTTTTATCAGATATTATCAACTTAAAATATGTAAAAGAAGGCATTCCGGTTAAAAATCTATATAAAGAGATAGATGAGTACAAATTTTTGATTGACATCTTTCCATATGAAAATGATAAAGTCATACTATTATTAAGAGATATTACAAGATTTTACAAGCTTGAAGAAGAATCAAAAAGAGAAGGAACTTTATACGCTTTTTCTAAAATGCTTTCAGAACTTTTTCATGATATGAAAGGACCTGTCACCGGAATAAAAGCAGCAACCCAATACCTAAAAGACAATCCGGGAGAAACGGAGTTATTAGATGATATATTGTATGAAATAAAAAGAATTGAAGAGTTTATAAATCAAATAGCATACTTAAACAAACCAGAAAAGCTAAACCTCTCAAAAGAAAACATACATAAGCTGATAGATAATGTAATAGCAAAATTTAGCAAAATTTATCCACGAGTTGAGTTTGTGAGAACATACGACCCAAGTTTGCCAGATATAAAAATAGATAAAAATCAAATGTTAAATGTTATAGAAAATCTTATAAAAAATGCTATTGAAGCTATCAATTTTGAAGGAAAGGTAGAAGTAGAGACTGGAATTTCTTTTGATGAGATTTACTCACCAAAAAGGAATAAAATATTTATAAAGATAAAAGACTCAGGTCAAGGAATTCCTGAAGATATGTTAGATAAACTTTTTATTCCATTTTATACAACCAAAGAGTTTGGAACAGGTGTTGGACTTGCAAGGTCATACAAAATTGTAAAACAGCATAAAGGTATATTAAGATATATAGGCAATTCAACCTTTGAAATAATCTTACCCATTGAGTGA
- a CDS encoding KH domain-containing protein, whose protein sequence is MSKLTEIVEQMAKAIVDHPEKVEVKEIEGEKVTVIELKVAPEDLGKVIGKQGRTARAMRVILASVARKENKKAVLEILE, encoded by the coding sequence ATGAGCAAACTTACGGAAATCGTTGAGCAGATGGCAAAAGCTATCGTTGACCATCCAGAAAAAGTTGAAGTAAAAGAAATTGAAGGGGAAAAAGTAACAGTTATTGAATTAAAAGTTGCTCCGGAAGACCTTGGAAAAGTTATCGGAAAACAAGGTAGAACAGCAAGAGCGATGAGAGTAATCTTAGCCTCAGTTGCAAGAAAAGAAAATAAAAAAGCTGTCCTTGAAATTTTAGAATAA
- the nadD gene encoding nicotinate (nicotinamide) nucleotide adenylyltransferase, with protein sequence MIALFGGSFDPVHLGHLRIAEDIREYYNFSKIIFIPAYHSPLKESHFSNPEDRLRMLDLSIKNNPFFEISDFEINKKEKSYTIDTIKFFKEKLGYNPFFIVGSDAFLTLDKWKEPVNLLENTNFIVVSRDNTDFEKIKEFLLVKFSYNRLCVDNNLNSSETKIYFFKSRQLEISSTEIRNRVKTGQSIKYLVLPEVEEYIYAKGLYR encoded by the coding sequence ATGATCGCACTATTTGGAGGAAGTTTTGACCCAGTTCACCTGGGTCATCTTCGTATTGCTGAAGATATAAGGGAATATTACAATTTTTCTAAAATTATTTTCATCCCAGCCTATCATTCTCCATTAAAAGAATCTCATTTTTCAAACCCAGAAGATAGGCTTAGGATGTTAGATTTATCCATAAAAAATAATCCTTTTTTTGAAATCTCGGATTTTGAAATAAACAAAAAAGAAAAATCTTATACTATTGATACTATTAAATTCTTTAAAGAAAAGCTTGGATATAATCCATTTTTTATAGTAGGTTCTGATGCTTTTTTGACTTTAGATAAATGGAAAGAACCTGTTAACTTATTAGAAAACACAAACTTTATTGTTGTAAGCAGAGATAATACAGATTTTGAAAAAATAAAAGAATTTTTACTTGTAAAATTTTCGTATAACAGATTGTGTGTAGATAATAACTTAAATTCAAGTGAAACAAAAATTTATTTTTTTAAATCAAGACAATTAGAAATTTCATCAACAGAAATCAGAAATAGAGTAAAAACTGGTCAATCTATTAAATACTTAGTATTGCCAGAAGTTGAAGAGTATATTTATGCAAAAGGATTGTATAGATAG
- the rpsP gene encoding 30S ribosomal protein S16: MVRIRLSRAGRKKHPVYRMIVVDSKKPRETKAIEYIGTYDPILKTGNINVKKAMEWINKGAQPSERALKILKAFGLNTNA; encoded by the coding sequence TTGGTTAGAATAAGATTATCAAGAGCAGGTAGAAAAAAGCATCCAGTTTACAGAATGATTGTGGTAGATAGTAAAAAACCAAGAGAAACTAAAGCAATCGAGTATATTGGGACCTATGATCCAATATTAAAAACTGGAAATATTAATGTAAAAAAGGCTATGGAATGGATAAATAAAGGTGCACAGCCTTCTGAAAGAGCGCTAAAAATTCTCAAAGCTTTTGGATTAAATACTAATGCATAA
- a CDS encoding sigma-54 dependent transcriptional regulator, producing MLKALIFEDEKTTRNVLKRILHKENVEAYEFEEAPKDLNVISQYKPDFIFLDIGLKGSNGLELLKKISTLEDHPYVVIISGHSEYKYLIEAMKHGAYDYITKPFDIERIKQVINEIKECLKAKVVSEVPSQEIVGKSPAMREIFKLVGRAAVSNDPVIISGESGTGKEVIANLIHKHSNRADKSFIALNMASIPIGLIESELFGYEKGAFTGADKSKEGKFLQANGGTIFLDEIGEMPLEAQAKLLRVLQEMEITPIGSKKSYKIDVRVIAATNKDLIKLVAEGKFREDLFYRLSVIEIKLPPLRERKEDIPELVELFTKQALERYNLKSGGFTQESIKFLVNYSWPGNVRELKNLVFKLIAMYRERPITPDLLPANIKGEEEQTGDWRSGFLTEVRKLLTRKRKNIYIKLIEEAEYILIKETLKFTEGNISLASKYLGLHRNTISKKIKDLEIDIYEE from the coding sequence ATGCTAAAAGCTTTAATCTTTGAAGATGAAAAAACCACAAGAAATGTACTAAAAAGAATCTTACATAAAGAAAACGTCGAAGCATACGAATTTGAAGAAGCACCAAAAGATTTAAACGTAATATCACAGTATAAACCAGATTTTATATTTTTAGATATTGGTTTAAAAGGTTCTAATGGACTTGAGCTGCTGAAAAAAATAAGCACGTTAGAAGACCATCCGTACGTTGTAATCATCTCCGGTCATTCCGAGTATAAATATTTAATTGAAGCAATGAAGCATGGAGCCTATGACTACATCACAAAACCGTTTGATATAGAAAGGATAAAGCAGGTAATAAATGAGATAAAAGAGTGTTTAAAAGCAAAAGTAGTTTCAGAAGTTCCATCACAAGAGATTGTCGGAAAAAGTCCTGCAATGAGAGAAATTTTTAAGCTTGTTGGTAGAGCTGCTGTTTCTAACGACCCGGTAATAATAAGCGGAGAAAGTGGAACAGGTAAAGAAGTAATAGCAAATCTTATTCATAAACATTCAAACAGAGCTGACAAATCTTTTATAGCTTTAAACATGGCATCTATTCCAATAGGACTTATAGAAAGTGAACTGTTTGGCTACGAAAAAGGAGCTTTCACAGGAGCTGATAAAAGCAAAGAAGGAAAATTCCTGCAGGCAAACGGCGGAACAATCTTTTTAGATGAAATCGGAGAGATGCCATTAGAAGCACAAGCTAAGCTTTTAAGAGTATTACAAGAGATGGAAATTACGCCAATAGGAAGTAAAAAATCTTATAAAATTGATGTCAGAGTAATTGCGGCAACCAACAAAGATTTAATTAAACTTGTAGCAGAAGGAAAATTTAGAGAAGACTTATTTTATAGACTTTCTGTAATTGAGATTAAACTTCCACCACTTAGAGAAAGGAAGGAAGATATACCAGAACTCGTTGAGCTTTTTACCAAACAAGCATTAGAAAGATATAACCTAAAATCTGGTGGATTTACGCAAGAATCAATCAAATTTTTAGTAAACTACTCTTGGCCTGGTAATGTTAGGGAATTAAAAAATCTTGTATTTAAGCTTATTGCAATGTACAGAGAAAGACCAATCACACCAGACCTACTGCCGGCAAACATAAAAGGAGAAGAAGAGCAAACAGGAGATTGGAGAAGCGGATTTTTAACTGAAGTAAGAAAACTACTCACAAGAAAAAGAAAAAACATTTATATAAAACTAATAGAAGAAGCAGAGTATATATTGATAAAAGAAACATTAAAGTTTACAGAGGGGAATATATCTTTAGCATCTAAATATTTGGGGCTTCACAGAAACACAATCTCCAAGAAGATTAAAGATTTAGAAATAGATATTTACGAAGAGTAA
- a CDS encoding folate-binding protein, with protein sequence MNWIKLKRNKILVKGKQSKLNLKGIKEEHTAFLQGILTNNVAQLNDKEFNYNLMLDHKGSPIWDFYVFKDNENYILDFEFDRDEVLNKLKQLKLSYQVFFEVLEFEHIYIFGEDSEKFIQQTFKEAPEKFKYLKSGDIYIANNPLRLGQKGFDIFGNLESIKSNLPTDLKIDEEEFENLRINNCIPKIGKELIEKVLTLETNIWKYAISLNKGCYVGQEAIARVYFRGKPPRVMVKFSFDNILNENEKVLLNDKPVGFITSVNIKDKTAIGFILRNIAESGKELKSSQSVLKILNICQELNV encoded by the coding sequence ATGAATTGGATAAAGCTAAAAAGAAACAAAATTTTGGTTAAAGGTAAACAGTCAAAACTAAATCTTAAAGGTATTAAAGAAGAGCATACAGCTTTTTTACAGGGTATTTTAACAAACAATGTAGCCCAGCTTAATGACAAAGAATTCAATTACAACCTCATGTTAGACCATAAAGGTTCTCCTATTTGGGATTTTTATGTTTTTAAAGATAACGAAAACTACATTCTTGACTTTGAGTTTGATAGAGATGAAGTATTAAACAAGTTAAAACAGCTAAAACTTTCTTATCAAGTCTTTTTTGAAGTTTTAGAGTTTGAACATATCTACATATTTGGAGAAGATAGTGAAAAGTTTATACAACAAACATTTAAAGAAGCACCAGAGAAATTTAAATATCTAAAATCAGGAGATATCTACATAGCAAATAATCCTTTAAGATTAGGACAAAAAGGCTTTGATATATTCGGAAATCTTGAATCTATTAAATCAAATCTACCAACAGATTTAAAAATAGATGAAGAAGAGTTTGAAAATTTGAGAATAAACAACTGTATTCCAAAAATTGGAAAAGAGTTAATAGAAAAAGTTCTTACCCTTGAAACTAACATTTGGAAATATGCCATAAGCTTAAACAAAGGATGTTATGTAGGACAGGAAGCTATAGCGAGAGTATATTTTAGAGGTAAGCCACCAAGAGTTATGGTAAAATTTAGCTTTGATAATATATTAAATGAAAATGAAAAAGTACTTCTAAACGACAAACCGGTTGGATTTATAACTTCTGTTAATATTAAAGATAAAACAGCAATCGGTTTTATATTAAGAAATATAGCAGAATCTGGCAAAGAGTTAAAAAGCAGTCAGTCAGTGCTTAAAATTTTAAATATATGCCAGGAGCTAAATGTTTGA
- a CDS encoding Do family serine endopeptidase: MKKVVLPIALILAVAYVVFAQLGKQQESYNQSIKGQTLSLPNLEAIENERIKLIEMVSPGVATVFTTQEVKIPNPFSDIPFGDFFGIPNTPEFKQKRQGLGSAFIVDVDYNKKVVFLLTNNHVIENAKDIQVAFKNKVVLKGRVVGGDKLSDVALIEVPFKKGIEDFASKHVLKLGDSDQLKVGATVIAIGSPLGLSDTVTIGIVSAKNRQIEDRPGEGFIQTDAAINPGNSGGPLINIKGEVVGINTAIIAGAQGLGFAIPINQAKWVMDQILKYGKVKRSKIGVIVQPLTPELAEHFGVNEGVLVSNVQPGGPADKAGIRAGDIIVEVNGKKISEVQDLQNQIMKNPPGTKINLKVIRNGKELTFTVITVPLEGSDTQEQTTDESLSSIENSIGLIVKDLTPGLIQKYGLPKVSNGVLVYGVKEGSAAEDAGLQAGDIILSVNNIPVKSASEFWSIISKAKKEGKDNVLLYLQKGDNRIYLTLPLR, encoded by the coding sequence ATGAAAAAGGTAGTTTTACCAATTGCTTTAATTTTAGCAGTTGCATATGTTGTTTTTGCTCAGCTTGGAAAACAGCAAGAAAGTTATAATCAAAGTATAAAAGGTCAAACTTTATCACTTCCAAATCTCGAAGCTATAGAAAATGAAAGGATAAAGCTTATTGAAATGGTTTCTCCAGGTGTTGCAACCGTATTTACCACTCAAGAAGTTAAAATTCCTAATCCTTTTAGTGATATTCCTTTTGGTGATTTTTTTGGCATTCCAAACACACCAGAATTTAAACAAAAAAGACAAGGTCTTGGTTCTGCTTTTATTGTAGATGTAGATTATAATAAAAAAGTTGTGTTTCTTCTAACAAACAATCACGTAATAGAAAATGCAAAAGATATTCAAGTTGCTTTTAAAAACAAAGTTGTACTAAAAGGAAGAGTTGTTGGTGGCGATAAATTAAGCGATGTTGCATTAATAGAAGTTCCATTTAAAAAAGGAATAGAAGATTTTGCATCTAAGCATGTTTTAAAACTTGGAGATTCTGACCAGCTAAAAGTAGGTGCAACAGTTATTGCAATCGGAAGCCCCCTTGGACTTTCAGATACAGTTACAATAGGAATTGTATCAGCCAAAAACAGACAGATAGAAGATAGACCGGGAGAAGGATTTATTCAAACAGACGCAGCAATTAATCCAGGAAACTCCGGCGGCCCACTGATCAACATCAAAGGTGAAGTTGTAGGAATCAATACTGCTATAATTGCCGGAGCACAAGGTCTTGGTTTTGCAATTCCAATAAATCAAGCAAAATGGGTTATGGATCAAATATTAAAATATGGAAAAGTAAAAAGAAGTAAAATTGGTGTAATCGTTCAACCTTTAACTCCGGAGCTTGCAGAACACTTTGGAGTAAACGAAGGAGTACTTGTTTCTAATGTGCAACCAGGAGGACCGGCAGACAAAGCTGGTATTAGAGCAGGAGATATTATAGTAGAAGTAAATGGCAAAAAAATTTCTGAAGTTCAAGATTTACAAAATCAGATAATGAAAAACCCGCCGGGAACAAAAATTAATCTAAAAGTTATAAGAAATGGTAAAGAGCTGACATTTACAGTAATTACCGTTCCATTAGAAGGTAGTGATACACAAGAGCAAACTACTGATGAAAGTTTGTCTTCAATAGAAAACAGCATAGGATTAATAGTAAAAGATTTAACACCAGGATTGATACAAAAATATGGATTGCCTAAGGTGTCTAATGGAGTTTTGGTATATGGCGTTAAAGAAGGCAGTGCTGCAGAAGATGCAGGTTTACAAGCTGGAGATATTATCCTTTCTGTGAATAATATTCCTGTAAAATCTGCTTCCGAATTTTGGTCTATAATATCAAAAGCTAAAAAAGAAGGAAAAGATAATGTTCTTCTTTATTTACAAAAAGGAGATAATAGAATATATCTAACATTACCTTTAAGATGA
- a CDS encoding FAD-dependent oxidoreductase, whose product MAKIVIAGSGFAGHYAALILADRLKGNHEITVVTPNETFNYIPSLIWVGVGQMPVEKTQFPLKPVYDKFGIKYERAFLTEVHPDDNYVMIKPVGSEQEKKLNYDYLLVATGPKLNFDATPGLGPEKGYTYSVCTPPHAVETAKAYLELVKRLEKGDKAKIVIGTGHGGCTCQGAGFEFITNVHNDLVDRGLRDKVELTWLSNEPKLGDFGIDGLEAKKGSLIFTSEMMAEGIFYDYGIKYEIRSHVHKVDEKKIYIENLDGEFKELEYDFAMLLPPFAGQPIKWIDKDGNDIKDKMCNPAGFVKVDAVYGKPYEELDGPDWPKTYQNPIYKNIFAAGIAFAPPGPLSKPGKSPNGTIIAPAPPRTGYTAELSGKAAALNIVDMIEGREPQNTASMAETPGLCVASMKNGIFDGMAGTIAIFPVARNRAKYGEYGRDLDLCVAEPGKAGAWFKLGLHYAFLWKLQGKAFWKLIP is encoded by the coding sequence ATGGCAAAAATTGTAATTGCAGGAAGTGGATTTGCAGGACACTATGCAGCACTGATTTTAGCAGACAGACTAAAGGGTAATCACGAAATAACAGTGGTTACACCTAACGAAACATTCAATTACATTCCATCTCTAATTTGGGTTGGTGTTGGCCAAATGCCAGTTGAGAAAACACAATTTCCATTAAAGCCAGTTTACGACAAATTTGGAATTAAGTATGAAAGAGCATTTCTAACAGAAGTTCATCCAGATGATAACTATGTTATGATAAAGCCAGTTGGCTCTGAGCAAGAAAAAAAATTAAATTACGATTATCTTCTTGTTGCAACAGGTCCTAAGCTAAACTTTGATGCTACTCCAGGACTTGGTCCAGAAAAAGGCTATACATATTCTGTTTGTACACCTCCTCACGCTGTAGAAACTGCTAAAGCTTATTTAGAACTTGTAAAAAGATTAGAAAAAGGTGATAAAGCTAAAATCGTTATCGGAACAGGGCATGGCGGTTGTACTTGTCAGGGTGCAGGATTTGAGTTTATCACTAACGTTCATAATGACCTTGTTGATAGAGGATTAAGAGATAAAGTTGAACTAACATGGCTTTCTAATGAACCAAAGCTTGGAGACTTTGGAATTGACGGACTTGAAGCTAAAAAGGGTTCATTGATCTTTACTTCAGAAATGATGGCAGAAGGTATATTCTACGATTATGGAATCAAATACGAAATCAGAAGTCACGTTCATAAAGTTGATGAAAAGAAAATATACATTGAAAACTTAGACGGAGAGTTTAAAGAATTAGAATATGACTTTGCAATGCTCCTTCCACCATTTGCAGGACAGCCAATTAAATGGATAGATAAAGATGGTAATGATATAAAAGATAAGATGTGTAACCCGGCAGGATTTGTAAAAGTTGATGCTGTGTACGGAAAACCTTACGAAGAATTAGATGGTCCGGATTGGCCTAAAACATATCAAAATCCTATCTATAAAAACATTTTTGCAGCCGGTATTGCTTTCGCACCACCTGGACCTTTATCAAAACCAGGTAAATCCCCAAATGGAACAATAATAGCACCGGCTCCACCAAGAACAGGTTATACTGCGGAGTTATCCGGAAAAGCAGCAGCGTTAAACATTGTTGATATGATTGAAGGAAGAGAACCTCAAAATACAGCTTCAATGGCAGAAACACCGGGATTATGCGTTGCCTCTATGAAAAATGGAATCTTTGATGGCATGGCAGGAACGATTGCAATCTTTCCAGTTGCAAGAAATAGAGCTAAATACGGCGAATACGGTAGAGATTTAGATTTATGTGTTGCAGAACCAGGAAAAGCTGGAGCATGGTTTAAACTTGGCTTACATTATGCATTTTTATGGAAATTGCAAGGTAAGGCTTTCTGGAAATTAATACCTTAA